One Caulobacter segnis genomic window carries:
- a CDS encoding ATP-binding protein, producing the protein MTSVAAQSQGGGAGLESGAVDEPNETLGEAALAFGPFRLFRSRRVLAEGEAPVRLSDRALDILIALVERAGEVVTKRELMALVWPDTFVEESNLRVHVAALRRLLGEGRDGQRYILNNPGRGYVFIGQVQRLAGASLHPPMVNLPRGLPPRQGRLIGREAVLDDLVVQTAVRRFVTITGPGGVGKSSLAVALVERWLQTSSARAVFVELAAVRDPTQMAATLATTLGVSAHADDPLASLTTYIGDEDFILVFDNCEHLLLAVATVAERLLRSAPRLKILATSREPIRGDGEWVYRLAALETPPTWQDLDAKMARDYPAVQLFLERAAASVESLTPDEEDVLAAAEVCRRLDGLPLAIELAAARVDIFSVPGLLKALDERLMLSTPGRRTADPRQQSLQATMDWSHSLLSTRERVVLRRLSIFRGSFLLQSAAAVVSEPGLTPNAVLEDLMALANKSLIVADPSGPSILYRLLHMTRAYAEERLDEEGETDVLARRHAQHFKSLLSEAQGRWDTMGRADWLAEYGHTVEDVRGALEWSFGPQGDVAVGAALTASSFPFGYQLSLIDEFKRRIQVALGELAKASPSQLISEVRLTAALCALNLNTVVDPVELKETFDRVTSLCARLEDPRHKVEPLLKEGLYLLEQGDYAGAAARSDYVSSIVRAADDPLAILLADRTAAQIHHHAGDQVRARQLAERVLRHPAKGIPMTYAQTAVDRRVSMRIILARVLWLEGSAEEAAGVAAEALRLAEQDGAFAVSQALALGACPISLWNGDLEIAEDHIALLVEYARRYALDRWRRLGEAYGASLLALRGSPPVLRPEPAGLMQDELLTTIDPSWVNERLVARARAGLSGWAGPEILRAEGVRLARAGDPQGARAQFQFALLAARAAGAKGWERRASASLHDLLRDDETGASPALI; encoded by the coding sequence ATGACCTCCGTCGCGGCCCAAAGCCAGGGCGGCGGGGCAGGCTTGGAAAGCGGCGCGGTGGACGAGCCCAACGAAACCCTTGGCGAAGCGGCGCTGGCCTTTGGCCCATTTCGATTGTTCCGCTCCCGGCGGGTCCTGGCCGAGGGCGAGGCGCCGGTTCGGCTCAGCGATCGCGCGCTCGACATTCTGATCGCCCTGGTCGAACGGGCCGGCGAGGTGGTCACCAAGCGCGAGCTGATGGCCTTGGTCTGGCCCGACACCTTCGTCGAGGAAAGCAATCTTCGGGTCCACGTCGCGGCGCTGCGCCGGCTGCTTGGCGAAGGGCGTGATGGTCAGCGCTACATCCTCAACAACCCCGGGCGTGGCTACGTCTTCATCGGACAGGTTCAGCGCTTGGCGGGCGCGAGCCTCCACCCACCGATGGTCAACCTTCCGCGAGGTTTGCCGCCGCGCCAAGGTCGCCTGATCGGGCGTGAGGCCGTGCTCGACGACCTGGTGGTGCAAACCGCCGTGCGCCGGTTCGTCACCATCACCGGGCCCGGCGGCGTCGGGAAGAGCTCTCTGGCCGTGGCGCTGGTCGAGCGTTGGCTCCAGACCTCCAGCGCCCGCGCCGTCTTTGTCGAACTCGCCGCCGTGCGAGACCCCACCCAGATGGCCGCGACCCTGGCCACGACGCTGGGCGTGTCGGCCCACGCCGATGACCCCCTCGCGAGCCTGACGACCTACATCGGCGATGAAGATTTCATCCTCGTCTTCGACAACTGCGAGCATCTGCTGCTGGCCGTGGCCACCGTCGCTGAGCGGCTTTTGCGCTCAGCGCCGCGCCTGAAGATCCTCGCCACCAGCCGTGAGCCGATCCGCGGCGATGGGGAATGGGTCTATCGGCTAGCCGCCCTCGAGACGCCCCCCACCTGGCAAGACCTCGACGCCAAGATGGCTCGCGACTACCCGGCCGTTCAGCTCTTTCTCGAACGCGCGGCCGCAAGCGTCGAAAGCCTCACGCCCGACGAGGAGGACGTGCTTGCCGCCGCCGAGGTGTGCCGGCGGCTAGATGGCCTGCCCCTGGCGATCGAACTGGCGGCCGCGCGGGTCGATATCTTCAGCGTGCCGGGTCTTCTGAAGGCGCTCGATGAGCGGCTGATGCTCTCGACCCCGGGGCGGCGAACGGCCGACCCCCGCCAACAGTCTCTGCAGGCGACCATGGATTGGAGCCACAGCCTGCTGTCGACGCGTGAGCGGGTCGTCCTGCGCCGGCTTTCGATCTTCCGAGGCTCGTTCCTGCTGCAGTCGGCGGCGGCCGTCGTCAGCGAGCCGGGCCTGACGCCCAACGCCGTGCTCGAAGATCTGATGGCCCTGGCCAACAAGTCGCTGATCGTCGCCGATCCCAGCGGCCCTTCGATCCTCTACCGCCTCCTGCACATGACCCGGGCCTATGCCGAGGAACGACTGGACGAGGAGGGCGAGACCGACGTCCTGGCCCGCCGCCACGCCCAGCATTTCAAGAGCCTCCTTAGCGAAGCCCAAGGGCGATGGGACACCATGGGGCGCGCCGACTGGCTCGCCGAGTACGGCCACACAGTCGAGGACGTGCGCGGGGCTTTGGAGTGGTCGTTCGGCCCACAAGGCGACGTCGCCGTCGGCGCCGCTCTGACGGCCTCTTCGTTCCCGTTCGGCTACCAGCTTTCCCTGATCGACGAGTTCAAGCGGCGCATCCAGGTGGCCTTGGGGGAACTTGCCAAGGCCTCGCCTTCTCAGTTGATCTCGGAGGTGCGCCTCACCGCCGCCTTGTGCGCCCTCAACCTCAACACCGTGGTCGACCCGGTCGAACTCAAAGAGACCTTCGACCGAGTGACGAGCCTATGCGCCCGCCTCGAGGATCCGCGCCACAAGGTCGAGCCGCTTCTCAAAGAGGGCCTCTATCTTCTCGAGCAGGGCGACTATGCCGGAGCGGCGGCGCGGTCGGACTATGTTTCGTCGATCGTGCGGGCGGCCGATGATCCGCTGGCGATCCTCTTGGCCGATCGAACGGCCGCTCAGATCCACCACCATGCCGGCGACCAGGTGCGGGCCCGCCAGCTGGCCGAGCGCGTCCTGCGCCATCCGGCCAAAGGCATCCCGATGACCTACGCTCAGACCGCGGTCGATCGGCGGGTCTCGATGCGGATCATCTTGGCCAGAGTCCTCTGGCTGGAGGGAAGCGCCGAGGAGGCGGCGGGCGTGGCCGCGGAAGCCCTGCGCCTGGCTGAGCAGGATGGCGCCTTCGCCGTCTCCCAGGCGCTCGCCCTGGGGGCCTGTCCGATCAGTCTATGGAATGGCGATCTGGAAATAGCCGAAGACCATATCGCGCTCCTGGTCGAATATGCCCGCCGTTACGCCCTCGATCGGTGGCGACGTCTGGGCGAGGCCTATGGCGCCAGCTTGCTGGCCTTGCGAGGCTCACCGCCGGTTCTGCGTCCCGAGCCGGCAGGCCTGATGCAGGACGAGCTCCTGACCACCATCGACCCGTCATGGGTGAACGAGCGTCTGGTGGCGCGTGCAAGGGCTGGGCTCAGCGGCTGGGCCGGGCCGGAGATCCTGCGCGCCGAGGGCGTGCGACTGGCCAGGGCGGGCGATCCCCAAGGTGCGCGGGCTCAGTTTCAGTTCGCCTTGCTCGCCGCGCGAGCGGCCGGCGCCAAGGGGTGGGAACGCAGAGCGTCCGCCAGCCTGCATGACCTGCTGCGGGACGATGAAACTGGAGCATCCCCCGCGCTGATTTAG
- a CDS encoding HNH endonuclease, which yields MDDPETIEFDEPGARSHTPPGWPLETIALTPSGKAPKHYGDNVYRFGAAMTLSVLLPRRGWTLVKQTKTYAYLSPPSGVSGPPFEITVAVPPPEECLAIARRSYAQGQSWMGQLGEWPAWYLHERDKSMRRLYRDPASGAMLSEHLPQPPESSFSIGEWGVWQHKVTGIAGDFVTGFLPRGMVVGPPVDPWTPAQRLWEGEPKAVELTRYERSPAARRQCIEHFGPTCQACDLNYEVKYGSIGAELIHVHHLTPLAAIGEGYEVDPIRDLVPLCATCHHVVHSRTPPYSVEEIRAAIAGQLSDQGSPGLCEVSRPRPDVSS from the coding sequence ATGGACGATCCGGAGACGATCGAATTTGATGAGCCGGGCGCCAGATCGCATACGCCGCCTGGCTGGCCGCTTGAGACCATCGCCCTGACGCCGAGTGGCAAGGCCCCCAAGCACTACGGAGACAACGTCTATCGTTTCGGGGCCGCTATGACCCTGAGCGTACTCCTGCCGCGCCGAGGCTGGACCCTGGTCAAGCAGACCAAAACCTACGCCTATCTCAGCCCGCCCTCAGGGGTTTCAGGGCCTCCGTTCGAGATCACGGTCGCCGTCCCGCCCCCGGAGGAATGCCTGGCGATCGCACGGCGCAGCTATGCCCAGGGCCAGAGTTGGATGGGCCAACTTGGCGAATGGCCCGCCTGGTATCTGCACGAACGCGACAAATCCATGCGCCGCCTGTACCGAGACCCCGCCTCCGGAGCCATGCTTTCTGAGCATCTGCCTCAGCCACCTGAATCTAGCTTCTCGATCGGCGAGTGGGGCGTTTGGCAACACAAGGTCACCGGTATCGCCGGCGACTTCGTCACGGGCTTCCTGCCAAGGGGTATGGTTGTTGGCCCGCCCGTAGATCCGTGGACACCAGCCCAGCGCCTTTGGGAGGGCGAGCCTAAGGCTGTCGAGCTCACGCGCTACGAGCGCTCACCGGCGGCCCGTCGACAGTGCATCGAACACTTCGGCCCGACGTGCCAAGCGTGCGACTTGAACTATGAGGTCAAGTACGGATCGATTGGGGCGGAGCTGATCCATGTTCATCATCTCACCCCACTGGCCGCGATCGGGGAGGGCTACGAGGTTGATCCCATTCGCGACCTGGTTCCGCTGTGCGCCACCTGCCATCACGTCGTTCACAGTCGAACGCCACCCTATTCCGTCGAAGAGATAAGGGCCGCGATCGCCGGGCAGCTGAGCGACCAAGGTTCCCCAGGCCTGTGCGAGGTGTCCAGACCCCGCCCGGACGTAAGCTCCTAG
- a CDS encoding winged helix-turn-helix domain-containing protein — MQDGSDSPTQGQEGGGSRVLRFGPFRYAATGNQLFENGTRLKLGSRAGAVLTLLLETPGQFVSREAILDRVWPNLTVEASNVAVAVVALRKVLGEPYVEHVAGQGYRFAQDVFEDRPEPEISPARSRATASAAIGRLIGRADEHSRLSKLLASERLVTVVGPGGMGKSSLTRTVSASLEVGRDVAWVDLGPLAEVAGLTAVVGAALSVDPAPTIDTIVARIGEGPTLLALDNCEHLVEACAEFCERLLMHCPDLVVIATSRQPLRVEGERLFHLGPLAVPPDDEPIAIRNLLAFPAVALFVLRMSEAGAVETPTDDDVRLIAEVCRRLDGVPFAIELAAARAALFGVAAFAEQFERRFGGLLTGRRGALPHQRSLEATLDWSYDLLSPTEQVLFRRLGVFRGWFPVEAAMATASIDGFDSHFPADLVGLVAKSLLMPGPSRGGRYRLLETTRDYAAAKLRASGEWSAVMRAQALHLAEVMDAAEDDWSALPPDRWRDRYAYRIDDVRATLDWALEEGHDPEVGIRLNAAALPFAFQLVLSDEFQGRAEKAQQRLAAMIDPDPLTELRLNVGLSIFRLNTGVTSLEATASFERAMQLADRLGAMRYRIEPLLTKVVTCIERGEHDAGLATAADLMTSAARTDDPLAILLAHRVRAQAAHFAGDFGLARSDARRVLAHKGKSIPLVYNRAAVDPQVSMRAILARTMWIEGFADQAAAMAETGHGLAKSAGALAEVQALALAACPIALWRGDIEQAWSYVERFLLMARRHDLARWLVLGEHYAALLGAGREAPAIAPTTIFQQEQLASLDRRWFDDRLEQRALLGDTGWCAAEMVRLAGERREETSPAEAEDLYLSALNRARQSDALAFELRAACSLARLRQAQGRRDEARSPLHAALGRFSEGFETRDVKAAQALLVELGG, encoded by the coding sequence ATGCAAGACGGCTCGGATTCTCCAACTCAGGGGCAAGAAGGCGGCGGCAGCCGTGTGCTTCGCTTTGGCCCGTTTCGCTATGCCGCGACGGGGAACCAGCTTTTCGAGAACGGGACCCGTCTGAAACTTGGGAGCCGCGCGGGCGCGGTTCTGACGCTCCTGCTGGAGACGCCCGGTCAGTTCGTCAGCCGAGAGGCGATCCTGGACCGCGTCTGGCCTAACCTCACCGTGGAGGCGTCGAACGTCGCCGTCGCCGTCGTCGCCCTGCGGAAGGTCTTGGGCGAGCCCTATGTCGAGCATGTCGCGGGCCAGGGCTATCGGTTCGCCCAGGACGTCTTCGAGGATCGCCCGGAGCCGGAGATCTCACCGGCTCGATCGCGCGCGACGGCGAGCGCCGCGATCGGGCGGCTGATCGGGCGCGCCGATGAGCATTCACGCCTCTCCAAGCTCCTGGCCAGCGAACGGCTCGTAACCGTGGTCGGCCCAGGCGGCATGGGTAAGAGCTCTCTAACCCGAACCGTTTCGGCCTCGCTGGAGGTGGGCCGGGATGTCGCCTGGGTCGATCTTGGCCCTCTGGCGGAGGTCGCGGGCCTGACGGCCGTTGTCGGCGCGGCGTTGAGCGTCGATCCAGCCCCAACCATCGACACCATCGTCGCCCGGATCGGCGAGGGACCGACCCTGCTCGCCCTCGACAATTGCGAACACCTCGTGGAGGCCTGCGCGGAGTTCTGCGAGCGCCTGCTGATGCATTGCCCCGATCTTGTCGTGATCGCGACCAGCCGCCAGCCGCTCCGGGTCGAAGGCGAACGGCTGTTTCATCTGGGGCCGCTGGCGGTGCCGCCCGATGACGAGCCCATCGCCATTCGCAATCTCTTGGCCTTCCCGGCTGTGGCCCTCTTTGTCCTGCGCATGAGCGAGGCCGGCGCGGTTGAAACCCCCACGGACGACGACGTTCGCCTCATCGCCGAGGTCTGCCGGCGACTTGACGGGGTCCCGTTCGCGATCGAGCTGGCGGCCGCGCGCGCCGCGCTCTTCGGGGTCGCCGCTTTCGCCGAACAGTTCGAGCGCAGGTTTGGGGGTCTCCTGACGGGCCGACGCGGGGCATTGCCCCATCAACGCTCCTTGGAGGCGACCTTGGATTGGAGCTACGACCTGCTGAGCCCTACCGAGCAGGTCCTCTTTCGGCGGCTCGGCGTCTTTCGCGGCTGGTTCCCGGTCGAGGCGGCCATGGCGACGGCGTCGATAGACGGTTTCGACTCCCACTTTCCCGCCGACCTGGTCGGGCTGGTGGCCAAGTCGCTACTGATGCCGGGTCCTTCGCGGGGCGGTCGATATCGTTTGCTGGAGACGACTCGGGACTACGCGGCGGCGAAGCTTCGGGCTTCAGGGGAATGGAGCGCGGTCATGCGGGCTCAGGCCCTGCACTTAGCCGAGGTGATGGACGCGGCCGAGGACGATTGGAGCGCCTTGCCGCCGGACCGTTGGCGGGATCGATACGCCTATCGGATCGACGATGTTCGGGCCACGCTCGACTGGGCGCTCGAGGAGGGCCACGATCCCGAGGTGGGCATCCGCTTGAACGCCGCCGCGCTGCCGTTCGCCTTCCAACTGGTGCTCAGCGACGAGTTCCAAGGACGCGCCGAGAAGGCCCAGCAGCGGCTGGCGGCGATGATCGACCCCGACCCGCTGACCGAACTTCGCCTCAATGTCGGCCTCAGCATCTTCCGGCTGAATACCGGCGTGACCTCCCTGGAGGCCACCGCCAGTTTCGAGCGGGCGATGCAACTCGCCGATCGGCTGGGCGCCATGCGATACCGCATCGAACCCCTGCTCACGAAGGTCGTCACCTGTATCGAGCGCGGGGAACACGACGCTGGCCTCGCGACCGCCGCCGACCTGATGACCAGCGCCGCAAGAACGGATGATCCCTTGGCGATCTTGCTGGCCCACCGGGTTCGGGCTCAGGCGGCGCACTTCGCCGGTGATTTCGGCCTGGCGCGTTCTGACGCGCGCCGGGTGCTGGCGCACAAGGGCAAGAGCATCCCGCTTGTCTACAATCGCGCCGCCGTTGATCCCCAGGTTTCGATGCGGGCGATCCTGGCGCGGACCATGTGGATCGAGGGGTTCGCCGATCAGGCCGCCGCCATGGCCGAGACCGGCCATGGCCTGGCCAAGAGCGCCGGCGCCCTGGCCGAGGTGCAGGCGTTGGCTCTGGCGGCCTGCCCGATCGCGCTTTGGCGCGGGGATATCGAGCAGGCATGGTCCTATGTCGAACGGTTTCTGCTGATGGCCCGCCGGCACGATCTGGCGCGATGGCTGGTCTTGGGCGAGCACTACGCGGCGCTGCTGGGCGCGGGGCGTGAGGCGCCGGCCATTGCCCCCACGACGATCTTCCAGCAGGAGCAGTTGGCGAGCCTGGACCGGCGCTGGTTCGATGACCGGCTCGAGCAGCGCGCCTTGCTTGGGGACACCGGCTGGTGCGCGGCGGAAATGGTGAGATTGGCCGGCGAGCGGCGTGAGGAGACCAGCCCTGCGGAAGCTGAAGACCTCTATCTCTCGGCCCTGAACCGGGCCCGACAATCCGACGCCCTGGCCTTCGAGCTCCGCGCCGCCTGCAGCCTGGCTCGCCTACGCCAGGCGCAGGGCCGTCGAGACGAAGCCCGTAGTCCGCTGCACGCCGCGCTTGGCCGCTTTTCTGAAGGTTTCGAGACGCGCGACGTCAAGGCGGCTCAAGCGCTGCTGGTCGAGCTTGGCGGCTAG
- a CDS encoding ATP-binding protein, which yields MSDLAFGPFVISTDGETLYRDGRVVRLGARPRRILRMLAEHAGSTVAKRDILQAVWPDTDVVESNLTVHITALRQALGDASADPRYIVNVPGRGYRLIAEVVASALSLPAPAEVAWARHNLPARLTRVVGRTEDLARIATRLETGRFLTITGPAGVGKTTAALSVAQSNLPRFADGVWFVDLAPLSDGEHVASAIAAGLRLELPPGEPVSALITALSGRRVLVVIDNCEHLIDTVAAVVAAVALACPTVKILATSREPLNVPGETVYRLPPLSTPPTTSDNDLDAVLSYPAVQLLADRAAASSSNFEITLENAGLAAAICRRLDGVPLAIEFAAALVETFGLAQIAERLDEHLKLLRADRRGGAARHRTLDAALEWSFQLLGDDERAVLRRLAIFAGGFTLEAANAVLPDAGHPLDVGEVLASLTLKSLIHADVSEGELRFRVLETTRAFGLLRLETAGERGMLADRHARYFRDFLQQARADIGGVPIAAHGIEIDNVRTALRHALSPAGDLDVALGLASGALPLWLGLSLLTECHARLAEIMPRLSAAQRASVEGWDVAVAMRTAEMFTKGATRSVKAAWSRAPDAAGAVLNSATSTADLLTNWTWNLRLPNYAEMSRLAGAHAAHAQSSGLEHDRIMSAWVMGLSAHHLGELEMARERLTTFLALETVEDRRVFVSHTGFDRTPGARAMLGATLCQMGRVGEGFAEAAAAEAMARQTQKALPMAEGLMWVCGARLIGRADSRTVDPILREILAVSRTHTLDSHYGVAAGLLGVSHSRLGAMAEGEALLSEALAVLTESHYGPFVPWFTGALALSMVQQGRSADALATIERFRDADINGETWCSAEFLRCEALVLRKVGRMVDAEAVLESAIELAQRQGSLAWLSGLAIAKARDPGDETLNALVRTLRKLDGGGLLDLLSLEQRALDLARDVT from the coding sequence ATGTCCGATCTGGCTTTCGGACCCTTCGTCATTTCGACCGATGGGGAGACATTGTACCGCGATGGCCGGGTCGTGAGGCTTGGCGCGCGCCCGCGACGGATCCTGCGGATGCTGGCCGAGCACGCCGGCTCCACCGTGGCCAAGCGCGACATTTTGCAAGCGGTGTGGCCCGACACCGACGTCGTCGAATCCAACCTCACCGTCCACATCACCGCGCTTCGACAGGCGCTCGGCGACGCCAGCGCCGACCCCCGCTACATCGTCAATGTCCCCGGCCGCGGCTATCGCCTGATCGCCGAGGTCGTGGCCAGCGCGCTGAGCCTTCCCGCCCCAGCGGAGGTGGCCTGGGCTCGCCACAATCTCCCCGCCCGCCTGACCCGCGTCGTGGGCCGCACCGAGGACCTGGCCCGGATCGCGACCCGGCTAGAGACCGGCCGCTTCCTGACCATCACGGGTCCCGCTGGCGTCGGTAAAACCACGGCCGCTCTCTCGGTGGCGCAGTCCAACCTGCCGCGCTTCGCCGACGGCGTCTGGTTCGTCGATCTGGCGCCCTTGTCGGATGGCGAGCACGTCGCCTCGGCGATCGCGGCTGGCCTTCGTCTTGAACTGCCGCCCGGAGAGCCCGTTTCGGCGCTGATCACAGCCCTGAGCGGACGCAGGGTCCTGGTCGTTATCGACAACTGCGAGCACCTGATCGACACCGTCGCGGCCGTGGTCGCCGCCGTCGCGCTGGCCTGTCCGACCGTCAAGATCTTGGCCACCAGTCGCGAGCCGCTCAATGTGCCGGGCGAGACGGTTTACCGCCTCCCACCGCTCTCCACGCCACCGACCACTTCCGACAATGATCTGGACGCGGTGCTCTCCTATCCCGCCGTTCAACTGCTCGCCGACCGCGCGGCCGCCTCCAGCTCGAACTTTGAGATCACCCTCGAAAACGCCGGGCTGGCGGCCGCGATCTGTCGCCGGCTCGATGGCGTTCCCCTGGCCATCGAGTTCGCCGCCGCGCTCGTTGAAACCTTCGGCCTGGCCCAGATCGCCGAGCGGCTCGACGAGCACCTGAAGCTTCTTCGCGCCGACCGTCGCGGCGGGGCGGCCCGGCACCGCACGCTCGATGCGGCCCTGGAGTGGAGCTTCCAGCTTCTGGGCGACGACGAACGCGCCGTCTTGAGACGCTTGGCCATCTTTGCCGGCGGGTTCACGTTGGAGGCGGCCAACGCGGTCCTTCCCGATGCGGGCCATCCGCTCGACGTCGGTGAGGTGTTGGCCAGCCTGACCCTCAAGTCCCTCATCCACGCAGACGTCAGCGAAGGCGAACTGCGCTTCCGGGTCTTGGAGACCACCCGAGCCTTCGGGCTCCTGCGACTGGAGACCGCCGGCGAACGGGGCATGCTGGCCGACCGGCATGCCCGCTACTTCCGCGACTTCCTGCAGCAGGCCCGGGCCGACATCGGGGGCGTGCCGATCGCCGCCCACGGCATCGAAATCGACAATGTGCGCACCGCCCTACGTCACGCCCTGTCGCCAGCCGGCGATCTCGACGTCGCCCTGGGCCTGGCCTCCGGCGCTTTGCCGCTCTGGCTGGGCTTGTCGCTCCTGACCGAGTGCCACGCGCGCCTGGCCGAGATCATGCCCAGGCTGTCGGCGGCTCAGCGCGCCTCCGTGGAGGGATGGGACGTCGCCGTGGCCATGCGCACGGCCGAGATGTTCACCAAGGGCGCCACGCGCAGCGTCAAGGCGGCATGGTCGCGGGCGCCGGATGCGGCCGGTGCCGTCCTGAACTCGGCCACCTCGACCGCGGACCTTCTGACCAACTGGACCTGGAATCTGCGTCTTCCGAACTACGCGGAAATGTCTCGCCTGGCCGGCGCCCATGCGGCGCATGCGCAGTCCTCGGGCCTTGAGCATGACCGCATCATGTCGGCCTGGGTCATGGGACTGAGCGCCCACCACCTGGGAGAGCTGGAAATGGCGCGCGAGCGCCTGACGACCTTCCTGGCGCTGGAGACGGTGGAGGATCGACGGGTCTTCGTCAGCCACACAGGATTTGATCGCACCCCCGGCGCGCGGGCCATGCTCGGCGCCACCCTCTGTCAGATGGGCCGCGTGGGCGAAGGTTTCGCCGAAGCGGCGGCGGCCGAGGCCATGGCCCGTCAGACCCAGAAGGCCCTGCCGATGGCCGAAGGCCTGATGTGGGTGTGCGGCGCGCGGCTCATCGGACGAGCCGATTCCCGCACGGTCGATCCAATCCTGCGCGAGATCCTCGCCGTCTCGCGGACCCATACCCTCGACAGTCACTACGGCGTCGCCGCGGGCTTGCTCGGGGTGTCTCACTCCCGGCTTGGGGCGATGGCCGAGGGTGAGGCCCTGCTGTCTGAAGCCTTGGCGGTTCTGACCGAAAGCCACTACGGCCCCTTCGTGCCCTGGTTCACCGGAGCCCTGGCCTTGAGCATGGTTCAACAGGGGCGGTCGGCTGACGCCCTAGCGACCATCGAGCGGTTCCGCGACGCGGACATCAACGGCGAAACATGGTGCTCGGCGGAGTTCCTGCGATGCGAGGCCCTGGTCCTTCGAAAGGTCGGCCGAATGGTCGACGCCGAAGCGGTCTTGGAGTCCGCCATCGAGCTGGCCCAGCGCCAAGGCAGCCTAGCTTGGTTGTCAGGCCTGGCCATCGCCAAGGCTAGAGACCCGGGCGATGAGACGCTGAACGCCTTGGTTCGGACGCTTCGGAAGCTGGACGGCGGCGGTCTTCTTGATCTCTTGAGCTTGGAGCAACGTGCCTTGGACTTGGCGCGAGACGTCACCTAG
- a CDS encoding MaoC family dehydratase: MTTQTLGRAASSDVVMRPLPYLDDLKTGDELAPISYTVTQEMIDAYGAASLDLNPVHMNPAWSERAQVFGTPSTVQHGMMSMSYMASVVLRAFGPLAEVTTIDSKFTKIGVIGAEITCLGKVRDIHPLGNGKDFAIVQVEAVDMDGDVVGVSEIHVRLPRRAAQA; encoded by the coding sequence ATGACGACCCAGACCCTCGGCCGCGCCGCATCGAGCGATGTGGTGATGCGCCCGCTGCCCTATCTCGATGACCTGAAGACCGGCGATGAGCTCGCCCCGATCTCCTACACCGTCACCCAAGAGATGATCGACGCCTATGGCGCCGCTAGCCTCGATCTCAATCCCGTCCATATGAACCCCGCCTGGAGCGAGCGGGCTCAAGTCTTTGGCACGCCCTCGACCGTCCAGCACGGGATGATGAGTATGTCCTACATGGCCTCGGTGGTGCTGCGCGCCTTCGGCCCGCTGGCCGAAGTGACCACGATCGACTCGAAGTTCACGAAGATCGGCGTGATCGGAGCCGAGATCACCTGCCTGGGAAAAGTCCGCGACATTCACCCCCTCGGCAACGGCAAGGACTTCGCCATCGTCCAAGTCGAAGCCGTGGACATGGACGGCGACGTCGTCGGTGTGAGCGAGATTCATGTTCGCCTGCCGCGCAGGGCCGCTCAAGCCTAG